In the genome of Fulvivirga maritima, one region contains:
- a CDS encoding T9SS-dependent choice-of-anchor J family protein, translating to MRKFYLSIHQILLTSFFAFLLFISGTSYSQNTTFFEGFDNTEMGELPSGWTFYQNGGTDPQAHWGVTTYGFFGQKVAFAGIEAAMPGMIDEDWLITPQITPAEGDFLIFDAAQTYTGIDYGTKYHVLISTASNDHTDFLDTLATFDENTFPKYMETRYFDLADYANQPIYIAFIHETASNDPNQTDDWYLDNVYVRPIQEAGFASAEIYWQGDIPIRISESSFTPFLGFRVRISGDEGVPNLSSLKLTTNGTGSDLKIDKATIYSTGDVSFISYWDGNVDAEVFGEIENPSDTFEITGDQDLLIGDNFFWLAYTVDNEQQPEYPYERVDGSLEGVTIDGVENTGAKDSLVVSPYIVPDVIPNDNRADAIEINAASGSYGSFNMGATPEVEVETLAYCSDGGTYDNANSVWWHFVAPSEGFITVDLTGSNFNTLLVFMDENLEQLACNNDIETGINVQSRIENFPVKTGQEVYIRVTGTGTAGDPNGESGVVSLDFTYRGLVSGVDDDLDNQAISLPYPNPTSGITSFDVKIDKNDEVTAEVLDVFGRNFNTIYKGRVSAGETQTINFDTSLYPSGTYLIQLRGSEKIYGTQRLIVTH from the coding sequence ATGAGAAAATTTTACCTAAGTATTCACCAAATACTATTAACATCATTTTTTGCTTTTTTACTTTTTATATCAGGAACCAGTTATTCTCAGAATACCACATTTTTTGAGGGCTTTGACAATACTGAAATGGGGGAGCTGCCATCAGGGTGGACCTTTTACCAAAATGGAGGAACAGATCCACAGGCCCATTGGGGAGTTACTACCTATGGTTTTTTCGGTCAAAAAGTAGCATTTGCCGGTATTGAAGCGGCTATGCCGGGTATGATTGATGAAGATTGGCTCATAACACCACAGATAACCCCTGCAGAGGGTGACTTTCTTATTTTTGATGCGGCCCAAACTTATACTGGGATAGATTATGGCACTAAATATCATGTGCTAATCTCTACCGCTTCTAATGATCATACTGATTTTCTTGATACGCTGGCTACTTTTGATGAAAATACATTTCCTAAGTATATGGAAACCAGGTATTTTGATCTTGCTGATTACGCTAACCAGCCTATTTATATTGCTTTTATTCATGAGACCGCTTCTAATGATCCCAACCAGACTGATGACTGGTATCTGGATAATGTTTATGTGCGTCCTATACAAGAAGCAGGTTTTGCTAGTGCAGAAATTTATTGGCAGGGCGATATACCTATACGAATTTCAGAATCATCTTTTACTCCTTTTCTGGGTTTTAGAGTTAGAATCAGTGGAGATGAAGGAGTGCCAAATCTGTCTTCATTAAAACTGACCACCAATGGTACTGGTAGTGACTTGAAAATAGACAAAGCGACCATCTATAGTACCGGAGACGTGTCATTTATCTCTTACTGGGATGGAAATGTAGATGCAGAAGTTTTTGGTGAAATAGAAAATCCGTCGGATACATTTGAAATTACCGGAGATCAGGACCTTCTCATAGGTGATAACTTCTTCTGGCTGGCCTATACTGTTGATAATGAGCAACAACCGGAATATCCCTATGAGCGCGTAGATGGTTCGCTGGAAGGCGTTACCATTGATGGGGTGGAGAATACAGGAGCCAAAGATTCATTAGTGGTTTCGCCTTACATCGTTCCAGATGTCATTCCTAATGATAATCGTGCTGATGCCATTGAAATTAATGCTGCATCGGGCAGCTATGGTTCTTTTAATATGGGAGCTACCCCTGAGGTCGAAGTGGAAACACTAGCTTACTGTTCTGATGGTGGCACTTATGATAATGCTAACTCCGTTTGGTGGCATTTTGTGGCTCCGTCAGAAGGGTTTATCACTGTAGATCTTACGGGTTCAAATTTTAATACTCTGCTCGTGTTTATGGATGAGAATTTAGAGCAGCTGGCTTGTAATAATGATATTGAAACCGGGATTAATGTTCAGTCCAGAATAGAAAATTTTCCTGTTAAAACAGGGCAAGAGGTCTATATCAGAGTTACAGGTACTGGTACTGCGGGAGATCCTAATGGAGAATCGGGCGTGGTGTCGCTTGACTTTACCTACCGTGGGCTGGTAAGCGGAGTAGATGATGATTTAGATAATCAGGCTATTTCTTTGCCCTACCCTAATCCTACCTCAGGTATCACTTCTTTTGATGTTAAAATCGATAAGAATGATGAAGTAACGGCTGAGGTTCTGGATGTATTCGGAAGGAATTTTAACACTATCTATAAAGGGAGGGTGTCGGCAGGAGAGACCCAAACCATAAATTTCGATACTTCATTATACCCATCAGGCACTTATCTGATTCAGCTCAGAGGTAGTGAAAAAATATATGGAACTCAACGATTGATAGTAACTCATTAA
- a CDS encoding RNA polymerase sigma-70 factor — protein MKEFSEERLIQMLSNGDEKAMELIFHNYYRPLTLFATKYVKDVDEAREITQDFFVRLWTRQPSLSPGTLKTYLYRGVRNACLNYIETNKVAAKKLQDYNEPEYTHDNVLRKIMLAEQEAELMLAIDNLPHRCREIFLMSRVKELSYKSIADELNISTKTVEAQISIALRRLRELLISFSGLLIFFFKFF, from the coding sequence TTGAAAGAATTTTCTGAAGAGCGACTCATACAAATGCTAAGTAATGGAGATGAAAAAGCCATGGAGCTTATTTTTCATAACTATTACCGTCCGCTTACTTTATTTGCTACCAAATATGTAAAGGATGTAGATGAGGCGCGAGAAATCACTCAGGATTTTTTTGTGAGATTATGGACCCGGCAGCCCTCATTAAGCCCTGGTACACTAAAGACATATCTGTATAGAGGGGTTCGTAATGCCTGCCTTAATTATATTGAAACCAATAAAGTAGCCGCTAAAAAGTTGCAAGATTATAATGAGCCCGAGTATACTCATGATAATGTTTTGCGGAAAATTATGCTTGCGGAGCAGGAGGCAGAGCTTATGCTAGCCATTGATAATCTGCCGCACAGATGCAGAGAAATATTTTTAATGAGTCGTGTAAAAGAGCTCTCCTATAAGTCTATTGCTGATGAACTGAACATATCCACTAAAACAGTAGAGGCCCAGATTAGTATTGCTTTAAGAAGACTAAGAGAGCTGCTCATCAGTTTTTCTGGCTTGCTGATATTTTTTTTCAAATTCTTTTAA
- a CDS encoding SusC/RagA family TonB-linked outer membrane protein codes for MKKLKYDQIYAWSVLSMIMKIWLFILISAGVALAGTVKSQNLNINLKNVTVRKALNVLEKESDYSFFYNDSFADLDKRVSISAENEELNAVLTKLLSNTGLTFKFLDGNLIVISPKNPIEPIAVSGVVSSAVDGEVLPGVSITIKGTTKGTITDFEGKYSIKVDPEASLIYSFIGYVDQEIAVNNRSAIDVQLEEDITTLNEVMVISTGYQEIDKRLFTGSVVKLEAEEIKTEGTIDVGRMLQGRAAGVSVQNVSGTFGTAPKIRVRGATSITGDNKPLWVIDGVVLEDIVNVSPDQLTTGDPSTLIGSSVAGINSEDIESINILKDASATALYGARAKDGVVIITTKKGRIGKPLVTYAGNFSSYLKPSYNSYNIMNSSDQMSVYAELERKGYLNHSDISRSANGGMYKKMYDLINNSFDENTGQFALENTPEARRAFLNRYATANTDWFDELFKNSFVQEHSLGISSGTESSKLYFSTSYYNDQGWTIADRVKRYTANARGTFNLSDKLSVGFITTGSVRDQRVPGTVDRQTNTVSGGYSRDFDINPFSYALNTSRALTAYDENGDLEYFTRNYAPFNIINELDKNYIDLYVQDFKLQGELNYKILKGLNYDFVAAVRSVKTTTEHKVEEGSNMAEAYRADESQVIRQGNKFLYYNPDYPNMDPVVVLPEGGFYNRSDDQMVSYYVKNQLGWNHLFNDQHNVNLVLGQEIRQIDRQNAYSNGYGYQYGKGGVPFTDYQIIRQQLEQNFNYFGMQNAYERYASFYAGLTYSYKGKYVFNSTVRYDGSNRLGESTTARWLPTWNVSGAWNIDTEDFMKDIEAFDFLTLKVGYGLTANIGNATNSSAVYRSGTTRRPYLDETEAVIGIESLVNSDLTWEKQYETNIGINAGLFKRLNFSFDYYRRNHFDLISLIKTSGIGGEAYKYVNYADMKSHGVDLTLGATVFERRDWAWNANFIFSYNKNKITNLKNLPRIVDLIFPEGGAQQGFPVRGLFSIDFEGLDSETGVPLFVNQDGEVSPNVFMQSYETAYLKYEGPVDPTVTGGLSNTFRYKDFSLNLFFTYQAGNKIRLNPAFSSTYSDLNASPREFHDRWILPGDEERTNVPSIADLMTLNELYATGEVYPYNSYNYSTERVADGSYIRLRTVSLTYNLPRKWLTDLSLQTASFSLTGTNLFLLYADKRLYGQDPEFFASGGVAMPVAKQITASLKLSF; via the coding sequence ATGAAAAAATTAAAATATGACCAAATCTATGCTTGGTCTGTATTATCTATGATTATGAAAATATGGCTGTTTATATTAATTAGTGCAGGGGTGGCACTGGCAGGAACCGTCAAATCTCAAAACCTTAATATCAACTTAAAAAATGTAACTGTCCGCAAGGCGCTTAATGTGCTGGAAAAGGAAAGTGACTATTCATTTTTTTATAATGATTCCTTTGCTGATTTAGATAAACGGGTGTCTATTTCTGCTGAAAATGAAGAGCTAAATGCCGTTCTTACCAAGTTGCTTTCAAATACGGGCCTTACTTTTAAGTTTCTTGATGGTAACTTAATAGTCATTTCGCCTAAAAATCCCATAGAGCCTATAGCAGTTTCTGGTGTAGTTAGCTCTGCTGTAGATGGTGAAGTGTTGCCAGGCGTAAGTATAACTATAAAAGGTACTACCAAAGGAACTATCACTGATTTTGAAGGGAAATATTCCATAAAAGTAGATCCTGAAGCTTCTCTGATTTACTCATTTATTGGTTATGTAGATCAAGAGATAGCGGTTAATAATCGTAGTGCAATTGATGTGCAGTTGGAGGAGGATATCACCACTTTAAACGAGGTGATGGTCATATCCACCGGTTATCAGGAGATAGATAAAAGGCTATTTACAGGTTCTGTAGTAAAGCTAGAGGCAGAGGAGATAAAAACAGAAGGCACAATAGATGTAGGTAGAATGCTGCAAGGCCGTGCTGCGGGGGTTTCTGTACAAAATGTGTCAGGTACTTTTGGTACTGCTCCTAAAATTAGGGTAAGAGGTGCTACCTCCATTACAGGAGATAACAAGCCGCTTTGGGTGATTGATGGCGTGGTGCTGGAAGATATTGTTAATGTTTCTCCTGATCAGCTTACCACAGGTGACCCTAGTACGCTAATCGGTTCTTCGGTAGCAGGGATTAACTCAGAAGATATAGAAAGTATTAACATCCTTAAAGATGCATCGGCTACAGCCTTATATGGCGCCAGAGCTAAAGATGGTGTTGTAATTATTACCACTAAAAAGGGGAGAATAGGTAAGCCATTAGTTACGTATGCAGGTAATTTCTCTTCTTACCTAAAGCCTTCTTATAATAGTTATAACATCATGAATTCTAGTGATCAGATGTCAGTCTATGCTGAGCTGGAAAGAAAAGGATATCTCAATCACTCCGATATATCAAGAAGCGCGAATGGAGGGATGTACAAAAAAATGTATGACCTTATTAACAATTCCTTTGATGAAAATACAGGACAGTTTGCGCTTGAAAATACACCAGAAGCTCGTCGTGCTTTTTTAAATAGATATGCTACTGCTAATACTGACTGGTTTGATGAACTCTTTAAAAATTCATTTGTTCAGGAGCATTCATTGGGTATTTCATCTGGTACAGAATCATCCAAACTCTATTTTTCTACGAGTTATTATAACGATCAGGGGTGGACCATCGCCGATAGAGTAAAGCGATATACAGCCAATGCCAGAGGTACATTTAACTTATCTGATAAATTAAGCGTGGGCTTTATCACTACAGGATCAGTAAGAGATCAACGCGTTCCGGGTACGGTTGATCGCCAGACTAATACCGTGTCAGGAGGCTACAGTCGTGATTTTGATATCAACCCTTTTAGCTATGCTTTGAACACTAGCCGTGCACTTACAGCATATGATGAGAATGGAGATCTGGAATATTTTACTCGCAATTATGCGCCGTTTAATATCATTAACGAGCTTGATAAGAATTATATAGACCTCTATGTGCAGGACTTTAAGCTTCAGGGTGAGCTTAATTATAAGATCTTAAAAGGCTTGAATTATGATTTTGTTGCGGCCGTAAGGTCGGTGAAAACCACTACTGAGCATAAAGTAGAAGAAGGCTCTAACATGGCCGAAGCTTATAGGGCAGATGAGTCTCAGGTCATTCGTCAGGGCAATAAGTTTTTATATTATAATCCTGATTATCCTAATATGGACCCGGTAGTAGTGCTGCCTGAAGGAGGTTTTTATAATCGGTCTGATGATCAGATGGTCAGTTATTATGTAAAGAATCAGTTAGGGTGGAATCACCTTTTTAATGATCAGCATAATGTAAACCTGGTGTTAGGGCAGGAAATAAGGCAGATAGACAGACAAAATGCATACAGTAATGGCTATGGCTATCAGTACGGAAAAGGCGGAGTGCCATTTACTGATTACCAGATCATAAGGCAGCAGCTGGAACAGAATTTTAACTATTTCGGTATGCAAAATGCCTATGAACGCTATGCAAGTTTCTATGCTGGTCTTACTTATTCTTACAAAGGTAAATATGTATTCAATAGTACGGTAAGATATGATGGCTCTAACCGCTTAGGTGAGTCCACTACGGCTCGTTGGTTGCCTACCTGGAATGTGAGTGGTGCCTGGAATATTGATACCGAAGACTTTATGAAGGATATAGAGGCCTTTGATTTTCTAACCTTGAAAGTAGGGTATGGGCTTACGGCTAATATCGGTAATGCTACTAATTCTTCTGCAGTATACCGCAGCGGAACTACCAGAAGGCCTTATTTAGATGAGACCGAGGCCGTAATTGGTATTGAGAGCCTTGTGAACTCTGACCTGACCTGGGAGAAGCAATATGAAACCAATATTGGTATTAATGCAGGACTTTTCAAGCGCCTTAATTTTTCATTCGATTATTATAGAAGAAACCATTTTGACCTGATCAGTCTCATCAAAACTTCAGGTATTGGAGGTGAGGCCTATAAGTATGTTAACTATGCAGATATGAAGTCTCACGGGGTAGATCTGACCTTAGGTGCTACCGTTTTTGAGAGAAGAGACTGGGCTTGGAATGCTAATTTTATCTTTAGTTACAATAAAAATAAAATAACTAATCTAAAGAACCTGCCACGGATTGTAGATCTGATTTTTCCTGAAGGAGGAGCACAGCAAGGCTTCCCTGTGAGAGGATTGTTTTCTATTGACTTTGAAGGCTTAGATTCAGAAACAGGAGTTCCTTTGTTTGTGAACCAGGATGGGGAGGTGAGCCCTAATGTTTTTATGCAAAGCTATGAAACAGCTTACTTAAAATACGAAGGACCGGTAGACCCCACAGTTACAGGTGGTCTTTCTAACACTTTTAGGTATAAGGACTTTTCATTGAACCTGTTCTTCACTTATCAGGCAGGAAATAAGATCAGGCTTAATCCTGCTTTTAGCAGCACTTATTCTGACCTCAATGCCTCTCCGCGTGAGTTTCATGACCGCTGGATATTACCGGGGGATGAAGAGCGAACCAATGTGCCATCTATTGCTGACTTAATGACCTTGAATGAATTATATGCTACAGGAGAGGTGTATCCTTATAATAGCTACAACTATTCTACTGAGCGCGTGGCAGACGGATCATACATTAGACTGCGTACGGTGTCGCTTACTTATAATTTGCCTCGTAAGTGGCTCACTGATTTAAGCTTGCAAACAGCATCATTTAGTCTTACTGGTACTAACCTGTTTTTATTATATGCTGATAAAAGGTTGTATGGTCAGGATCCTGAATTTTTTGCTTCAGGAGGTGTGGCTATGCCAGTAGCTAAGCAAATCACAGCCTCTTTAAAACTTAGTTTCTAA
- a CDS encoding FecR family protein translates to MELNDQNERSWYLAYKAITRELTQAEEEEWQELLQTDLELKTDFQHFKSLWEKAGSLPYGQINVKNDWEAVRGRVKSKGRFKPYYKYAAVVVIFMIAAITVWRNEVGTFFYDTQTVSTIIQAPTGSKSYVLLPDSSEVWLNAGSKITFDSQFGISNRKVILDGEAFFDVEKDEVPFQVFTSKYDVKVLGTAFNIRAYKDDNAVVTTLVRGSLSINNIITAKGRKSALLEPGDRLTLKKDSRTAIVEKGANVNLETSWKDGWLTISSESLGELAKKLERLYDVQISFEREELKNYRYTGKIKQLSLEQVLKALALTSPVKFDISEKTVTISLAESESKKYRSLKKSKN, encoded by the coding sequence ATGGAATTGAATGATCAAAATGAGCGGTCTTGGTATTTAGCTTATAAGGCTATTACAAGAGAGCTAACTCAGGCAGAAGAGGAAGAATGGCAGGAATTGTTGCAAACAGACCTGGAGCTTAAAACCGATTTTCAACATTTTAAGTCATTATGGGAAAAGGCAGGATCACTTCCTTATGGGCAAATTAATGTAAAAAACGACTGGGAAGCGGTGCGTGGTAGAGTAAAAAGCAAAGGGCGGTTTAAGCCTTATTATAAGTATGCCGCAGTGGTAGTCATTTTTATGATAGCCGCTATTACTGTATGGAGAAATGAAGTAGGCACATTTTTTTATGATACCCAAACCGTGTCTACGATAATTCAGGCGCCTACCGGATCTAAAAGTTATGTGTTGTTGCCAGATAGCTCAGAGGTATGGTTAAATGCGGGGAGCAAAATAACTTTTGATAGCCAATTTGGAATATCTAACCGCAAGGTGATACTCGATGGTGAGGCCTTTTTTGATGTTGAAAAAGATGAGGTGCCTTTTCAGGTATTTACTTCTAAGTATGATGTAAAAGTATTAGGCACAGCCTTTAATATAAGAGCTTATAAAGATGATAACGCAGTAGTAACCACGCTGGTAAGAGGCTCATTAAGTATAAATAACATCATTACCGCTAAAGGGCGAAAGTCTGCTTTATTAGAACCAGGAGATAGACTTACACTGAAGAAGGACTCTCGTACGGCTATAGTGGAAAAAGGAGCTAATGTAAACCTTGAAACATCATGGAAAGATGGCTGGCTGACTATTAGCAGTGAGTCATTAGGCGAATTAGCCAAGAAGTTAGAACGACTCTATGATGTGCAGATCAGCTTTGAGAGAGAGGAGCTGAAAAATTATAGGTATACAGGCAAAATTAAGCAATTGAGCTTGGAGCAAGTGTTAAAAGCACTGGCTCTTACCTCACCCGTAAAGTTTGATATCAGTGAAAAAACCGTGACTATCAGTCTGGCGGAAAGCGAAAGCAAGAAATATCGTTCGCTTAAAAAATCAAAAAATTAA